The Salvelinus namaycush isolate Seneca chromosome 8, SaNama_1.0, whole genome shotgun sequence genome has a segment encoding these proteins:
- the LOC120052483 gene encoding phosphatidylinositol N-acetylglucosaminyltransferase subunit C-like: MGADSGSGEAPGPAVPWRKVLWERQPFPDNYVDRRFLEELRRNEGLHQYRYWAVVQEAGLVAQQISCVALFLTLWLYMEQGLLSPSTLLWTGLLCALLGYGLYQALAPRGDSDNHHRTRWSDLQSASIFLSFTFGFSPVLRTLTESVCTDTVYAMTALMLLAHLVAFPYAQPSPPGSLSLNAALFASVCLASRLPGDLHTSGGLDSSSSSSSSSSPSSPSSLHTFTMLCWALLVFALWPCLLQRLRDCAPWVFGCVCVLVGVCGVAGLGSLWPGGAVLLAALLGTVTLLCPLLLIRLQSDKDNIQGPWDEAEIREDLTHFLH; this comes from the exons ATGGGGGCAGACAGTGGGTCAGGGGAAGCCCCAGGCCCAGCAGTGCCCTGGAGGAAAGTTCTATGGGAACGTCAACCCTTCCCTGATAACTATGTGGACCGCCGCTTCCTGGAGGAGCTCAGGAGGAACGAGGGCCTCCACCAGTATCGCTACTGGGCCGTGGTGCAGGAGGCAGGACTGGTGGCTCAGCAGATCTCCTGTGTGGCTCTTTTCCTCACTCTCTGGTTGTACATGGAGCAG gGCCTGCTCTCCCCTTCCACGCTGCTGTGGACCGGCCTGCTCTGTGCCCTGCTGGGCTATGGACTCTACCAAGCACTGGCTCCGCGGGGAGATTCAGACAACCATCACCGTACACGTTGGTCTGACCTGCAGAGTGCCTCTATCTTCCTCTCCTTCACTTTTGGGTTCTCTCCTGTCCTCAGGACTTTAACAGAGTCAGTTTGTACAGACACAGTGTACGCCATGACAGCCCTGATGCTGCTGGCCCACCTGGTGGCCTTCCCCTACGCCCAACCTTCTCCCCCTGGGAGCCTCTCTCTCAACGCTGCCCTGTTCGCCTCTGTCTGCCTAGCCTCGCGCCTCCCCGGGGACCTGCACACCTCCGGTGGCCTggactcttcctcctcttcctcctcttcctcctctccctcctctccctcctcccttcataCCTTCACCATGCTCTGCTGGGCCCTGTTAGTGTTTGCCCTATGGCCTTGCCTGCTGCAGCGGCTGAGAGATTGTGCCCCGTgggtgtttgggtgtgtgtgtgtgctggtgggtgtgtgtggggtggcGGGGCTGGGTTCTCTGTGGCCTGGGGGGGCTGTGCTGTTGGCTGCACTGTTGGGGACTGTGACCCTGCTGTGTCCTCTGCTGTTGATCCGACTGCAGAGTGACAAAGATAACATCCAGGGACCCTGGGATGAAGCGGAGATACGAGAGGATCTAACACACTTTCTACATTGA